One Phycisphaera mikurensis NBRC 102666 DNA window includes the following coding sequences:
- a CDS encoding dihydrofolate reductase translates to MPIHLIYARSLDHCIGRDGGLPWRLPADFRHFKRTTLGHPIVMGRKTYGDHQSVLPGRTNVVLSRDPGFRGADGIVVRHDLEAALDEYGAGGRLAFVIGGAGVFSAAFPRAEAVIETIVRTEVPEGDVRVEAFDFAGWRSEKILEHGADERHAFAFEVWERKRP, encoded by the coding sequence ATGCCGATCCACCTGATCTACGCCCGCTCTCTGGACCACTGCATCGGCCGCGACGGCGGCCTGCCGTGGCGGCTGCCCGCGGACTTCCGGCACTTCAAGCGGACGACGCTGGGCCACCCGATCGTGATGGGCCGCAAGACCTACGGCGACCACCAGAGCGTGCTGCCCGGCCGCACCAACGTCGTCCTCAGCCGCGACCCCGGCTTCCGCGGGGCCGACGGCATCGTGGTCCGCCACGACCTCGAAGCCGCGCTGGACGAGTACGGCGCCGGCGGCCGCCTCGCCTTCGTCATCGGCGGCGCCGGCGTCTTCTCCGCCGCCTTCCCCCGCGCCGAGGCGGTGATCGAGACGATCGTGCGGACCGAGGTCCCCGAGGGCGACGTCCGCGTGGAAGCCTTCGACTTCGCCGGCTGGCGGAGCGAGAAGATCCTCGAGCACGGCGCAGACGAGCGGCACGCATTCGCCTTCGAGGTTTGGGAGCGGAAGAGGCCCTGA